The nucleotide sequence CGCCCTCGATCTTGCGAATGCGGTGACCCAGGCTCTCAGAAACGTAGATCGTGGCTTTGGGGTCGACGGCCACGCCGTCGGGCAAGGCGAGCTCGGCTTGGGTGGCCTGGCCGCCGTCGCCCGCGCCCCCGAAGCGCCCGTTGCCCGCCACGATGCGCAGGGTGGCGCCGAGATCGGCGGCGTACCGGGTAGTGCCATCACCGCGGTAGAGGACGCGGCCCGCCGGATCGTACACGTGGTGCTCGGACAGCGACCAACCGCCGAGGCCGAGCGCCGTCTGATCGCGGGCCCCGACGGGCAGTTCGTACGTGCGCCGTAGGAACACCTCCTGGCGGGTCTTGTCGCCTGTCACGGCCTCGCCGTCGCCGTAGGCGCCGAAGCTGCGCACGTTTTGATACACCCCGTCATAGGCGAGCCCGACTCGCACCTCGGCCACGGTCTGGCCAGGCCAGTCGCGCCCGTACGCGTCTTTGCCATTCCACGAGAAGGTGTGCGTGAGGTTGGGTGTGAGCGGCGCGAACGTCTTCGTCTCGGTCACGCCCAGCACGGTCACGCTCACCTCGGCCCGCTTGGCCGAAGCCGGCACGACGGCTCCCGTGACCGGCACCGTCACTGTGCGCGCGTCCTTGCGGCCGGGCATGCGGTCGGAGTGGTAGTGGAGCACCACGCCCGTGCCGACGAGCGGCAGGTCCTCGGCGAGCGTGCGTCTCTCACATTCGAACCAGGAGCCGCCAGAACCAAAACAGGGAATGCCAGGGCCGCCCTTGCCGTCGCCGTTGGGGGGAAACACGGAGTCGAACGGCGGTCCAAAGGCCCAGTTGAGGTCCCACGCCGAGAAGTGGGCCATCGGCACGCGCAGGTAGCTCTTGCCGGGCGCGATACCGCCCTTGGCGAGCGACGCGAGCTCGCCCGCGGTGACGCCCGCGGCCGCGAGAGTGGCGGCGTCGTCGGCCTGGCCATCGCCGTTCGTGTCGAGCGACGACCCCGGGAGCACCGCCACGACGCGCCCAGAGGCCTCGGCCTTCCAGCCGGTGTCGCCGTCTTCAAGCACGCCGGCGGGCACGGGCGCCCCCACCTTCATATGGAGGAAGTTGTCCACGTACGTGACGACGGGCGCGCTGAAGGATACCCGGGGTTCTACGCCCACTTCGTCGAGCGTGAACGCCGACGCGTACGTGTACGCGCTCGCCGGAGGCAGCTCGCCGGGCATGGCCGCAGGGCCGGTGCTCCCTCGCGTGTACTCGGTAATACGCAGCGAGCCCCGCTCGAGCGGCGCCTTGTCACCATTGGCCTTCACGACCTCGGCGCGAGTGCCCGGGGGCACGAGCACGACGGCCGTGCGCGCTTCGCTCGCGTCGCGCGATGTCTCGCCACTGGCCACTTGCCATTCCGTGGCGCCGAAGGTGAGGGGCGTTGCCTTGGCCGACGGCGCGACGAGCACCACGTCGTCGAGCGCGACGAACCGGTTTACGCGGGGCGACACCGAGCGGTGCGCGAGCAGCTTGTTTTGCGCCTCGAAGCGAAGTCGACTCGAGCCCCCACCCAGCACGACGAAGCTGAAGCGGCCTTCGGCATCGGTCGTGGTTTGACCGAGCTTGGGCTCGCGGGGAGCCAGAACCTTCGCCCCCACGAGAGGCTTTCCCGCCTCGTCGAGCACACGCCCTCTCGCGACCGATACCCTCGTCGCTTCGAGATAGCCCACGTCGGCGCCGAGCTGTCGAGGACAGGCCCCTTCGGTGAGAAAGCGGATCGCCTCCGCAAAAGAGACCCCGGCCGTGCCGTCGATAGGCGGAGCCGCGCACGGATCCACCCAGGGTCCGCCTTCGGCCGGCGGCGGCGGCGCAATACCTCCGTCGGCCTCGAGCCCGGGCGGCCCAGCAGGCCCGGGCTCGTCGCTGCACCCGCCGCACGCCGAGAGGGCGAGACTCAAGAAGAGGAGCAAGACGAACGGCAGCGAGAACACCGGACGCCGAGACACCGACGGAGAGGACCACGAGGATCGGTGTCCGTCAACGACGCCCCGCGGGCCGACCCCTGCCGCCCCGCGTGCCTGCGGGGGTGCCCGCGTGGGCTGACAGGGACAGGCGAGGCCCTCCCGAGACAGGCGCGGGACAGGCGTGGGTGCGTCCGTACGCCTCCGGCGGGGTCCTCTATACCTCGAAGAACCCGAACGCCAAGCCGCCTCCATGAAGCTCGGCCGAATCGCCGCCGCCCTCGTGAAGCTCACGCGACGCGCCGTGGCTCCCCGAGTCACGGCGCCCCCAACCTTGACCCCGACCCCGACCCCGACGACCCTGACCCCGACCCCGCGAGGCTCGCGGCGGCCTGCGCCCCCAACCGTCACCCCGACACGAGGACGACGCGCGTGACCTCGGGCGCGATTCGCTTCCGCCAGGTGATTCAGGTGACCCACAAGGGGCGCAGCCTCCCGGCCAGAGATTGGGTGCCGGTTACCGGCCACGCAAAGATGCTCTCCGACGTGCAGGTCACGGAAGACAGGACGAGCATTCCGGCCGTAGTGCTGAAGCACCAGAAGAGCATGAAGGAGGCCTGGTGCATCGCCACGGACCGCATCGACCTCGGCGCCGCGGGAGTGGTGAAGCTCTATGCCCGTCGCTTCACGATCGAAGAGACCTTCCGCGACACGCCGCCGTCTTGCGCTGTCCCTCGTTGCCGAGCCCGCCCCAGTGGGTCGCGACGTCGCGCCCGGTGACCGAGATCTCCCAGCACTTCGCTGAGCCCTCTGCGACGTATTCGAATCTGGCCATGACGCGGTAGCTCCCGCTGGTGCTTCGAAGTTCGGGTCAGTGCTCGCCTACACAAGCAACGTGGCATCTACCCCAGAGCCTGAAACACCTTGACCCGTGTAAACCTGCTGGCCTTTAGGTCCTCGCGCGCGATCACGAAGTGAAGACACCCCGCATCTCCCCAGGACATGGGCCAGGCGTCCACGCTGGCGAGCTGCAGCAGCTCCACGTCATCCTCTTCGAACGCACCCACGAAGTCTGCCTCGCGCGGATACCCAAGCAGGCGGTGTGCATTGGATACGCGCGCGTCGACAAAGCCATTGACCGCCTCTGCGATTGATTCGTAGTTCTCTTGAAACGGCTGGGTCGCGGAAAAGTGGTCCAGAGACACGGGCAGGGCGAAGGTCGGCGCGAAGCGGACAGCGCGACTCTCGAAGACGCGCGGCGCCGGGCCCTCGAAGAAGTCATCCTCGTACGCGACCTGCCCGGGGTGTGTGCGCTCACACGGTCCCTGCGGCACGTGCAACACCGAACAGACTTCGAACTCGCTACCGCCCTCGTGGTCGCTGCTGAACTCCCACTGCGTGCAGCGGAAGAAGCATAGGTGGCCTTCGCGAGGCAGCAGACCGCTTGGGTCGCACAGACTCGCATCCGCGAGCGAGAGCTGCGCGACGAACATCATCGGCACGCCCTCATGCTGGGGCCACGGCGTCCCCGGCACCAGATCCGGCGCGCCTCCGAGATGCGACGTCCCCGGCAAGGGGTCCGCGAGCGCGTCACCCTCGATGACGGCGACGGCGGGCGTGAGCACCTGGCGCAGCTGCGCTTCATGCGCGGCGAATCCGAGTGTACTGGAGTGGTTCAGGATGTTCGTGATGGACAGCGTCATGGCGGACAGGCTGGCAGAGCTGAGCGCGCGCGCCATCCTTCATGTGGAGGAGAGGAGTCTCTCTCCGATGCGCAGGCTACCCGCGTCCCGCTTGGCGCGCTGGTGT is from Myxococcales bacterium and encodes:
- a CDS encoding DUF1963 domain-containing protein encodes the protein MTLSITNILNHSSTLGFAAHEAQLRQVLTPAVAVIEGDALADPLPGTSHLGGAPDLVPGTPWPQHEGVPMMFVAQLSLADASLCDPSGLLPREGHLCFFRCTQWEFSSDHEGGSEFEVCSVLHVPQGPCERTHPGQVAYEDDFFEGPAPRVFESRAVRFAPTFALPVSLDHFSATQPFQENYESIAEAVNGFVDARVSNAHRLLGYPREADFVGAFEEDDVELLQLASVDAWPMSWGDAGCLHFVIAREDLKASRFTRVKVFQALG